The following proteins come from a genomic window of Rutidosis leptorrhynchoides isolate AG116_Rl617_1_P2 chromosome 10, CSIRO_AGI_Rlap_v1, whole genome shotgun sequence:
- the LOC139870336 gene encoding uncharacterized protein, translating into MCDASDYALGAVLGQRVDQHFRPIYYASKTLNGVQLNYITTKKELLAVVFAFDKFRSYLVLSKTTVYTDHSAVKYLFQKQDAKHRLIRWVLLLKEFDIEFRDKKGAENVAADHLSRLDNPGLQPLDENKIRDTFPDEHLMRIDLIDEVAWFGVPKALISDRGTHFANSLMERVMEKYGVNHRFSTPYHPQTSSQVENTNRALKRIPEKMVSNNPKIWSTKLDEALWAFRTAYKTPIGTTPFHLVYGKEINLDLERAKEKRVTQLHELEELRWTGPYIVKKAYSTGYVELYGNGNTFKVNGHRLKVYRDDINAIPKMTPLR; encoded by the exons ATGTGCGATGCAAGCGATTATGCACTAGGTGCGGTTCTTGGTCAAAGAGTTGACCAACACTTTAGACCGATTTACTATGCAAGCAAAACCCTAAATGGGGTCCAACTAAACTACATCACTACCAAGAAAGAGCTTCTTGCGGTAGTATTTGCTTTTGATAAGTTTCGATCTTATCTTGTACTTTCAAAGACAACCGTCTACACGGATCACTCCGCGGTAAAATACCTTTTTCAAAAGCAAGATGCAAAGCATCGTTTGATTCGTTGGGTGCTACTTTTGAAAGAGTTTGATATAGAATTTAGGGACAAAAAGGGAGCCGAAAATGTGGCGGCCGATCATTTATCGAGGTTAGACAACCCGGGACTCCAACCTTTAGATGAGAACAAAATTCGGGACACATTCCCGGATGAACACTTAATGAGAATCGACCTAATTGATGAAGTCGCATG GTTTGGTGTGCCAAAAGCATTGATCTCGGATCGAGGGACGCATTTTGCTAATAGTCTTATGGAGAGAGTCATGGAAAAATATGGTGTAAACCATCGTTTTTCGACCCCTTACCACCCCCAAACTAGCAGTCAAGTTGAGAATACTAATCGGGCCTTAAAAAGAATTCCGGAGAAGATGGTTAGTAATAACCCTAAGATTTGGTCAACCAAACTAGATGAAGcattgtgggcatttagaaccgcttaCAAGACACCCATAGGAACTACACCTTTTCATCTAgtgtatgggaag GAGATAAACCTAGACCTAGAAAGAGCTAAGGAAAAACGGGTGACACAATTACATGAATTAGAGGAGCTTAG ATGGACGGGTCCATACATTGTTAAGAAAGCTTATTCTACGGGTTATGTGGAGTTATATGGGAATGGGAACacttttaaggttaatggtcatagaTTGAAGGTTTATAGAGATGACATCAATGCTATTCCTAAAATGACACCTTTGCGCTAA